CCGTACGTTCCATAAATATTTCTTTATCTCCATTTTCAGCTTCTTTAAACATTTGTCCACCACCAGCACCACAACATAAGCTGGAAGCTCTATTATCTTTCATTTCAACCTTAACAGAAGGTATAGCAGCAAGAACATCGCGAGGAGCATCATATTCGCCATTTCCACGTCCAAGATAGCAAGGATCGTGATAAGTAATGGTACTACCTTCAAACACATCACCACCTATTTCAAGATTACCTGCAGCTATTTGCTCTTGCAAGAATTGCGTATGATGTATCACTTCAAAATTTCCACCTAAATCGGGATATTCATTTTTAAGGGTATTAAAATCGTGAGGATCAGTACAAACTATTTTTTTCACTTCATAACCATTTAAAACTTCAATATTCATCAAAGCCTGCATTTGATAAAGCATTTCGTTACCGGCACGACGAGCTAAATCACCACTATCGCTTTCTTCGGTTCCAAGAACGGCAAAATCAACTTTTAAATGATTTAATATTTTCACAAAGCTACGAACGACTTTTTTATAACGATCGTCGAAAGCGCCTGCTGAACTTACCCAAAACAAATATTCGGGTTTCTTTCCGGCAGCAAACATATCTGCCATAAGTGGAACATTCACACCATCAGCCCATAACATACGATCATCTTGAGAATACTGCCAAGGAGCTCCGTTATTTTCGATATTAGTTAAAGCAGAATTTAAAGTTGGAGGCGTTGAAGCTTCTTCTAATGAACTATAACGACGTAACTCCATAATAATGGAAACATGGTCAATATTTACCGGACATTCATTGGTACAAGCATTACAAGTAGTACAAGCCCAAAGTTCCTCCGGACTAATAAAATCACCCCAAAGAGCTTTATTATCATCGAAACTATTACCATCTTTAGCTACACCTTTTCCTACAATCTCCAAACGATCTCGAGTATCCATTATAATCTTGCGTGGAGAAAGCATTTTACCGGTTTTATTAGCCGGACAAACATCGGTACATCTACCACATTCTGTACAAGTATATGCATCGGCAAGACTTTTCCAACTTAAATCGCGAACATCTTTTGCACCAAAACGTTCTACTTCTTCGGTTCCGGCTTCTTCTTCCGAAATAATTCCCATCGCAATTTTAACCTCTGTAGTTACAGCTTCCATATTACTAATATAAGTAGCTGGTTTTAATTTTGAAAAATATACATTTGGGAATACAAGAAAAACATGAAAATGCTTCGAATATGGAATATAATTTAAAAATGCAAAAACGCCTATAATATGAAACCACCAACCAAAACCTTCGATAAATTCTAAAGTTGAAACCGAAAATCCTGAAAAAAGCGGAACTAAAAATCCACTAATTAGGAAAGTTCCTGTAACAGGATAATGCTCTACTCCTTTTAACTGAAGTACTTGATCGGCAGCATTCATAGAAAAAAGGGCAGTCATTAATAAAATTTCGGTAATTAATATGATATTTCCATCAAGTTTTGGCCAGCTTGTCATCTCAGGCTTATGAAAACGAGCCAAGCGTAAACCATTTCTACGAAATAAGAAAACCACACAAGCTGTAATTACCGCCAAAGCAAAAACTTCGAATACCGAGATAAGCACATTGTAAAAGGGTAAAAACGAAAATACTCTGTGAGTCCCGGCAATACCATCGGTCATAATCTCAAGCATTTCAAAATTCACCATTATAAAACCGGTATAAACTAAAATATGTAGTATTCCGGCAATAGGACGTTTAACCATTTTACTTTGGCCAATAGCCACTAAAAACATTGTTTTCCAACGCTTTTGCTGTTGGTCTTTAATGTCGAGAGGTTTCCCTAACTTAATATTTTGAATTATAACGTTTACACTTCGGTAAAACAAAACGACCGTAATGGCCAAAACGACTAAAAAAATAATACTTGATACCATAAAATTAATTTTTATCTAAATTATATAAGAAGCATGTTTATTTCTTCTCATATTCTTTTGTTTTTACTTAATGATACAATATTAATTAATTAAGCAACAGCATGCAAATACAATGCATGCATTGTATATTTTTTATTTTGAATCTAAATAGTGAAATTAGATTTAGTACTGATTTACAATAAAATACAGTACATATTCAAGAGTTGTCGCCTTTATAAAATTTTATTTAAGGTAAAATCATAAATCTATAAAAGACATAGCTTTGACAGTTGTAACAACCAGGTTAGTAGTCGAACTGGCTATTACTTCTCCTTTTAAATTATAAACTTTACATTCAAAATTAGCAATCTTCTTTCCCATCCTAATAACATTTGCTTTAGCTCTAACAGTTTCGCCTTTTCTCGCTCCAAAAAGATAATTTACATTAAGGTTAGTTGTGGTAAACATGTATTCCGGCTCCATGCTAAAAAATGCAATCCCAATTGTATCGTCAATAATTGCAGCTAAAAAGCCTCCCTGAATCATACCAACAGGATTTGTTAAATCATGTTTTATTGGGTAATCTACCCAAGCTTCACCGACTCCAATATGTTTTAGAGTACCAGCTAACAACAAAGTTGAAGGCGAAATACTATCAGTAAAAGGCTTATCCAGTTGATTTTTTAAGTACTCAACAGTTGAGTTTGTTATAGTCTGCATAAAATTTTATATTCTCCCAAATAACGACCTTACTCCCTTGATAAACTGTATCCAAAAGCTTAAGGACATATTTTTACCATGATTTATGTTTAATATAATGCCGTTAATCTGAAAATAGTGGAATATTAATTTAAGAAAATACTCAGTCTTGAGGATATATTTCTTGAAGTAAATGGTCATACTTTTTCCTTACAACTCTACGCTTGAGTTTTTGCGTTGGAGATAATTCACCTGTTTCGGCAGTCCAAGCTTCACACACCAAACGAAATACTTTTACTTGTTCAATATGTCCTAATTCTTTATTCTTTATCTCTACTTCTTTTTGATAACGCTCGATAATTACTGGCAAATAGATTAAATCTTTATTATCACGATATTTTATTTTATGTAAATGACACCAATTATGTAGGAACTCAAAATTAGGTGAAATTAAAGCTCCTGTAAATTTTTCATTTTCACCAACAACCATAATATTCTCTATAAACTGAGATTCTTTAAAAGTATTTTCCACCAAATGAGGTGCAACATATTTTCCTCCACTAAGTTTAAATATCTCTTTTTTTCTATCGGTAATACTTAGCATATTATTCTCATCTACATTTCCAATATCACCTGTATGAAACCAGCCATCTTCGGTTAATACCTCACGTGTTTTTTCAGGATCTTTATAATAACCCACCATAACATTATCGCCTTTAACAAGTATTTCACCGTCTTCGGCTATTTTAACTTTGATGCTATCAGGAATTAAACCTGCACTTCCCCATTTTACACCGGGATAATCAGCTAAAGTTGCAGAAACAATTGGTGAAGTTTCTGTTAATCCATAACCTTCTTGAACACGTACACCGGCAGCTCTAAATATCCGTGCTAATCGAGGCTGTAAAGCAGCTCCTCCGGAAATTACACCTTTAAGTTCTCCGCCTAATGCCTCACGCCATTTACTAAATATGAGTTTATCTGCAATTTTTAATTTAAAATTATACCAAGCAGAACGTTCTGCAGGATTTGCTTTTAATTGATTTCCCAAATTAACAGCCCAAAAGAAAAGTTCCTTTTTAATACCCGAAAGCTCTCTACCTTTATTTGTAATCTTATCATATATTTTTTCAAAAACACGAGGAACGGTAATAAACATTTTCACTTTTATCTCACGTATATCATCTCCAATATCCTCAATACTCTCCGAGTAATGAATTTTAGCTCCTATAGATTGCCAAAGATAATTACCGGTACGTTCTAAAATATGACAAAGAGGAAGGAAACTCAGTACTTCGTCGCCAACTTCACTATAGGGGACACAAGTTTGGGCAATTTTTACATTGCTGACTACATTATTATGTGTTAGCATAACACCTTTTGAAAGACCGGTTGTTCCCGAAGTATATATCAATGTTAGTAAATCATCCGGTTTTACTTCATCCATATTTTGTTTTAACAAATCGCGATATTTATCAGCCTCGTCAATCCCCTTTTGACTAATCTCTATCCAATTTTTTACACCTTCAATTTCATCAATAGTATATATTTCCTCAAGCTTATCAATTTTCTCAAAAATAGGATATATCAAATCATATAAATCTTTATTTGCAACAATTAATATTCTAGATTCTGAATGAGACAAAATATGGAGATATTCCTTTTCACTAATTGTAGGATAAATTCCTACATGAACTACACCAATCTGAGACATACCAAAATCAATAAAATTCCATTCTGGTCGGTTATTAGTCACTGTTGCAATTTTATCACCTTTTTTAAAACCCATCGACAATAATCCAAGACTAAAATTATCAACTTGTTTTCTATAATCGGCAGTACTAAAGCGTTCCCATTTACCATTACGCTTAACAGCTAATGCAGATTCTTGTGAAAAATTCTTCTCGGCATAAGTGAGAATATCGAAAGTACGTCTTACTGATTCCATTTGATTCTTGTTTTTATTTGGGTTTAGGTCTGCACAAATATAACAAATGTTTTATGCATGCATAGTATTTTTCAACAAATTTGGCATAAAAAAACGCTTTACTAACAAATTAGTAAAGCGTTTTGGGCATTAAAAATTAATTTCTATATATTTCCACTTCCAGCAGTTTGAAATATTTCTTTAACAAGATGATCGTATTTATCATAAAGGAATTTTCTTTTTAATTTCAATGTAGGTGATAATTCGCCTGTATTTGGAGTCCATTCAGAACATACTAATTTAAAGCGTTTAATTTTTTCAGTATCACTTAATTTTTTATTAATATCATTCACTTCTGTTTGATAACGCTTAACTACTTCGGGCATACGTACCAATTCTTCGTTATCACGATAATGCAATTTATGTTTTGTAGCCCAATAATGCAGATGATTAAAATCGGGAGAAACCAAAGCACTGGCAAACTTCTCATTTTCACCAATAACCATAACATTTTCAATAAACATAGATTCTTTACATTTATTTTCAATAGCTTGGGGAGCTACGTATTTTCCTGAAGACAGTTTAAAAATTTCTTTTTTACGATCGGTAATTTTCAGATACTTACCATCTTCCATAATACCAATATCGCCAGTATGAAACCAACCATCTTCATCAATAACTTCAGCAGTTAAATCTGGTGCTTTATAGTAACCTAACATAATATGAGGCCCTTTTGTTAATATTTCACCATCTTCGGCTATTTTAACTTCAACATCTTCTAATATTGGACCAACAGTACCAAATTTAATATTAGGATATTCTGTATGATTTACAGCAATTACCGGCGAAGTTTCTGTTAAGCCATAACCTTCTTGAACATTAATACCTGCTGCGCGAAAAACACGTGCTAAACGAGGTTGCAATGCAGCACCTCCCGAAATAATAACTTTTACATTTCCACCAAGAGCTTCCTGCCATTTAGAAAAAATAAGTTTACGAGCAATCTTTAATTTTTGTTCATAAAACCAACCATTAGCATTATTTAACTCATAGCGCAAGCCTAATTCTACCGCCCAGAAAAAGATTCTCTTTTTGATTCCTTCCAAATCTTTTCCCTTAGCCATAATCTTATCAAAAACTTTTTCTAATAAACGAGGTACCGAACTAAACCCATGAGGATTTATTTCTTTCAGATTATCGACGATAGTAGCCATATTCTCAGCATAATAAATCTTAATACCTTTATACTGAAAATGATAATTAAGCATACGCTCATACACATGACATAGAGGTAAAAAGCTCAATGCCTTTTCCCCTGCTACCAAAGGCTGGATTTTAGAAGTAGATATAGCATTAGATATCAAATTATTATGAGAGAGCATCACTCCTTTTGCATTACCTGTAGTTCCACTAGTATAAATAATAGTTACCATATCTTCCGACTTAATGGAAGCTTTAATGGTTTCTAGTTCTTCTTTATACTTATCACGATTTTGAGTTCCCAAATCGCGAATCTCAGTCCAAGACTTTGCTCCTTCTATTCCTTCATTAAAAACATAAATATTTTTAATTGTCTCCACTTTATCAGCCAAAGGAACAAGACGCTTATAAAGTAACTTATCTGAAATAAGTAAAGTTTTTACTTCGGAATGAGCCAAAATATACTCATACTCTGAATCCGAAATTGTTGGATAAATTGGCACATGTATAAGTCCTGCCATAGACATTCCCATATCAACAATATTCCATTCCGGACGATTATTAGATACTGTTCCTATTTTCTCTCCCTTTTTATAACCTAAAGCTAAAAGGCCATAAGCAAAATCATAGGCATTATCCAAATATTCTTGACTTGTAAAAATATCCCATTTTTTATTGCGCTTAACAGCTAAAGCATCATCAGTCATAAAGTTCTGGCGCATGCGCTCAAGGATATCAAATGTTCTTGTAACTTCCATATTTTTAGATTTTTGAAAGCAACAAATGTAATAAATAAAGTATATTTCACAATATTTTAACAAATACCAAAGCCTCCCTTACAGTATATTATGATAAAATATGGATTTTACATACTGATTATAAGGAAGTTATTTTTTAAAAAATATTAATATTATTTTTAAACAATTTTTTATTTTTTTTTGAATTTTTATAAAAAAAAATATAAAATCAACTTTTTGTTAAACGCGATCTACATATTTTACTAAAAAAAATAAATACTCAAATACTTTTTTGCCTACCTTTGACTTGATTAACTTAAACTCAGTATTATGAAAATTACAATAGTTGGAACAGGCTACGTTGGTTTAGTAACCGGAGCTTGTTTTTCGGAAGTAGGTATCGACGTAACCTGTGTTGATATTGATGTAAAAAAAATCGAAAATCTTAAAAAAGGCATCTTACCCATTTGGGAACCAGGTTTAGAAGATATGGTTCAACGAAATGTTGAAAATAACCGTTTACATTTCAGTACCAGTCTTGCAGACAGCCTTGAAGGAACGGAAGTTGTTTTTGGTGCCGTAGGAACTCCTCCCGATGAAGATGGAAGTGCAGACCTTAAGTACGTATTACAAGTTGCTCGAGAAGTTGGTAGAAATATTAACGATTATGTTTTAATGGTCACCAAAAGCACTGTCCCTGTTGGAACTGCCGAGAAAGTTCGCTCAGCTCTACAAGAAGAGTTAGATAAACGTGGTGCAATGATAAAATTTGATGTTGCTTCTAACCCCGAATTCCTAAAAGAGGGCGATGCTGTTAACGATTTCCTTAAACCGGATCGTATAGTTGTTGGCTGCGATACGGAGAGAGCTGTACGAACAGTAGAGCGCCTATACAAACCTTTTACTTTAAATGGGCATCCAGTTATTTTTATGGATATTACTTCAGCAGAAATGACTAAATACGCAGCAAACTCCATGTTGGCAACAAAGATTAGTTTTATGAACGATATTGCTAACCTTTGTGAAATTGTTGGTGCCGATGTAAATGCTGTTAGAAAAGGAATTGGCAGCGATTCGCGTATAGGAAAAAAATTCATCTACCCGGGAACGGGATATGGAGGATCATGTTTCCCAAAAGACGTAAAAGCTTTAATTAAAACCGCCGACAGTTATTCTTATAATATGCGTGTTTTAAAAGCAGTAGAAGAAGTAAACGAAAGTCAGAAATCTATTTTATTCAATAAGCTGAACAAACACTTCAATTATGATTTAAAAGGTAAGCATATTGCTTTATGGGGACTTTCTTTCAAACCTCAAACCGACGATATGCGTGAAGCTCCGTCTTTGGTAATTATTCGCAAACTTCGCGAAGCAGGAGCCACGATTAAAGCCTATGATCCTGTCGCAATGGAAGAATCTAAGCGAATCCTTGGCGACAAAATTGAATATGCTGAAGACAAATACGACGCCTTATTAGATGCTGACGCACTAATAGTTGTAACAGAATGGCCAGAATTCAAATTCTTAAACTTCCATCAAGTAAGCCAATTATTGACAAACAATTTAATTCTTGACGGACGAAACATATACGATGCTAAAGAAATGAAAGAGAACGACTTCACCTATTATTGTATTGGTTTAAACACAGTAAAATAAGCAAGCTGTTCTAATTAAGAATTAAGACAAAATATTATGATTAGAAAAAAAGTTTTGGTTACCGGAGGCGCAGGCTTCGTTGGTTCTCACTTAATTGATCGATTACTAAAAGAAGGTAATGAAGTAAT
The sequence above is drawn from the Bacteroidales bacterium genome and encodes:
- a CDS encoding (Fe-S)-binding protein — encoded protein: MVSSIIFLVVLAITVVLFYRSVNVIIQNIKLGKPLDIKDQQQKRWKTMFLVAIGQSKMVKRPIAGILHILVYTGFIMVNFEMLEIMTDGIAGTHRVFSFLPFYNVLISVFEVFALAVITACVVFLFRRNGLRLARFHKPEMTSWPKLDGNIILITEILLMTALFSMNAADQVLQLKGVEHYPVTGTFLISGFLVPLFSGFSVSTLEFIEGFGWWFHIIGVFAFLNYIPYSKHFHVFLVFPNVYFSKLKPATYISNMEAVTTEVKIAMGIISEEEAGTEEVERFGAKDVRDLSWKSLADAYTCTECGRCTDVCPANKTGKMLSPRKIIMDTRDRLEIVGKGVAKDGNSFDDNKALWGDFISPEELWACTTCNACTNECPVNIDHVSIIMELRRYSSLEEASTPPTLNSALTNIENNGAPWQYSQDDRMLWADGVNVPLMADMFAAGKKPEYLFWVSSAGAFDDRYKKVVRSFVKILNHLKVDFAVLGTEESDSGDLARRAGNEMLYQMQALMNIEVLNGYEVKKIVCTDPHDFNTLKNEYPDLGGNFEVIHHTQFLQEQIAAGNLEIGGDVFEGSTITYHDPCYLGRGNGEYDAPRDVLAAIPSVKVEMKDNRASSLCCGAGGGQMFKEAENGDKEIFMERTEQALETGCNIVATACPFCMAMISDGLKYKEKEETVKNYDIAELVAMSMKL
- a CDS encoding PaaI family thioesterase, with translation MQTITNSTVEYLKNQLDKPFTDSISPSTLLLAGTLKHIGVGEAWVDYPIKHDLTNPVGMIQGGFLAAIIDDTIGIAFFSMEPEYMFTTTNLNVNYLFGARKGETVRAKANVIRMGKKIANFECKVYNLKGEVIASSTTNLVVTTVKAMSFIDL
- a CDS encoding long-chain fatty acid--CoA ligase, whose protein sequence is MESVRRTFDILTYAEKNFSQESALAVKRNGKWERFSTADYRKQVDNFSLGLLSMGFKKGDKIATVTNNRPEWNFIDFGMSQIGVVHVGIYPTISEKEYLHILSHSESRILIVANKDLYDLIYPIFEKIDKLEEIYTIDEIEGVKNWIEISQKGIDEADKYRDLLKQNMDEVKPDDLLTLIYTSGTTGLSKGVMLTHNNVVSNVKIAQTCVPYSEVGDEVLSFLPLCHILERTGNYLWQSIGAKIHYSESIEDIGDDIREIKVKMFITVPRVFEKIYDKITNKGRELSGIKKELFFWAVNLGNQLKANPAERSAWYNFKLKIADKLIFSKWREALGGELKGVISGGAALQPRLARIFRAAGVRVQEGYGLTETSPIVSATLADYPGVKWGSAGLIPDSIKVKIAEDGEILVKGDNVMVGYYKDPEKTREVLTEDGWFHTGDIGNVDENNMLSITDRKKEIFKLSGGKYVAPHLVENTFKESQFIENIMVVGENEKFTGALISPNFEFLHNWCHLHKIKYRDNKDLIYLPVIIERYQKEVEIKNKELGHIEQVKVFRLVCEAWTAETGELSPTQKLKRRVVRKKYDHLLQEIYPQD
- a CDS encoding long-chain fatty acid--CoA ligase, with protein sequence MEVTRTFDILERMRQNFMTDDALAVKRNKKWDIFTSQEYLDNAYDFAYGLLALGYKKGEKIGTVSNNRPEWNIVDMGMSMAGLIHVPIYPTISDSEYEYILAHSEVKTLLISDKLLYKRLVPLADKVETIKNIYVFNEGIEGAKSWTEIRDLGTQNRDKYKEELETIKASIKSEDMVTIIYTSGTTGNAKGVMLSHNNLISNAISTSKIQPLVAGEKALSFLPLCHVYERMLNYHFQYKGIKIYYAENMATIVDNLKEINPHGFSSVPRLLEKVFDKIMAKGKDLEGIKKRIFFWAVELGLRYELNNANGWFYEQKLKIARKLIFSKWQEALGGNVKVIISGGAALQPRLARVFRAAGINVQEGYGLTETSPVIAVNHTEYPNIKFGTVGPILEDVEVKIAEDGEILTKGPHIMLGYYKAPDLTAEVIDEDGWFHTGDIGIMEDGKYLKITDRKKEIFKLSSGKYVAPQAIENKCKESMFIENVMVIGENEKFASALVSPDFNHLHYWATKHKLHYRDNEELVRMPEVVKRYQTEVNDINKKLSDTEKIKRFKLVCSEWTPNTGELSPTLKLKRKFLYDKYDHLVKEIFQTAGSGNI
- a CDS encoding UDP-glucose/GDP-mannose dehydrogenase family protein — its product is MKITIVGTGYVGLVTGACFSEVGIDVTCVDIDVKKIENLKKGILPIWEPGLEDMVQRNVENNRLHFSTSLADSLEGTEVVFGAVGTPPDEDGSADLKYVLQVAREVGRNINDYVLMVTKSTVPVGTAEKVRSALQEELDKRGAMIKFDVASNPEFLKEGDAVNDFLKPDRIVVGCDTERAVRTVERLYKPFTLNGHPVIFMDITSAEMTKYAANSMLATKISFMNDIANLCEIVGADVNAVRKGIGSDSRIGKKFIYPGTGYGGSCFPKDVKALIKTADSYSYNMRVLKAVEEVNESQKSILFNKLNKHFNYDLKGKHIALWGLSFKPQTDDMREAPSLVIIRKLREAGATIKAYDPVAMEESKRILGDKIEYAEDKYDALLDADALIVVTEWPEFKFLNFHQVSQLLTNNLILDGRNIYDAKEMKENDFTYYCIGLNTVK